Within the Salvia hispanica cultivar TCC Black 2014 chromosome 4, UniMelb_Shisp_WGS_1.0, whole genome shotgun sequence genome, the region TGCCGGAGAGAAGGAGTTATTGAGCGAGAGAGCGAGAAGAGAGTGAGACGGAGATGGAGGGTGGCTGGCGCTCACCGGCAACGGGCGACTTCGAGCACGCATCAATGCTGGAGCCAAGATCAATTGGAGACGCTGACAGCAGTCAGCAACGAAGCCGGCAGCTAGGAGATTTACGCTGACATCGGCATGAAAAGTGAGATAGAGGAAAGGAAGAGACTTCTCTGATATTTAGAGATCAATCGGGAAGTGAAAAGAGAGGAGACGGCGCTAGTGCAGAAGAGTTTCATGAGAGAGGAAGTGATGAAATTCCGAGGcgagagagaagagaagagaggtCACTGGTGTATGCGGGAATTCTCTGAAACTGGAACAAATtatgagagaaagagagatattGTGAGTTAGGGTTTGCATTAGATTTTGATATTTAGAAGAAAGATGGAGAGGGAGAACAGTGCCCATTTGAGTAAGAGGGAGAACACGAGAGCAATGCGATGGTGGGTTTATGGTTCTGTTTAGGGAGCTGAAAATTGTCAGTTGGAGTATTAAGTGAGGATGTTAAGGACGTTGGCCTCATGTGAAAATTAGATGGGAATCTTTGGGCCAACTAAATTAAAGTTTGGGATGGAATAGCTAATGTTTGGGCTGCTGTATCATTTCTTTGATTGGGCCACTGCTggataaattatatttgtgGGCTGCGGCCTAATTATTTGGTGTTGAGGGACATAAATGGGATCGAAAGCGCGAATGGCCAGCCGACGTCGCTACGACGTCTCTGGTGAcctcaaaataaatgaaagagaAGGATGAATACGATGTGCTAGAGTCACCGAAAATTTTATAAGTTCCTAAGAGAGATTGAAGGGTAAGATTTATACATGCATGCTTTGTTTGagctaaatttttttttcttaaagtcTAATTTTAAGCATATTATGTTCTTTCGAAAAGGGGATGATTTCGCATGCTATTTGAGAACGGATAGAAAGACAAGTTGAGGATTTTAAGcgaacgaggtgggctttctttttaaataaggactatgtcctaagtatgtttatttttaaatggtgCAAAATATGTTTGTCATGCCATATTTTTGTGCTGATGTCGGACCTATCTGAAGTGGCTTTTGCCATGTATggttaatcgaattcgggtctgactaGGAAGTGAGTCCCTACTCAGGCTGGTGTACACCCAGTAGATCGTGCGCTATCTCTTtgagttggccggtctagtgacttggaatgtggccacattccttgGCATGTagtccactgagtgcatcaagtacttTCGGCCctgcatttgttttaaaaacatgtgcaggttgaacggtgacgagcgcggtgggtgttgagcataaagTGAAGAAGATGTTTATCTGTTCGGAAtatgttgtgtcttcatacatagcagTATTCTACTCTcgaaatgcttccgctgagttgttgtctttcttttgagttcttgtattgttgagataatattcttttgagttgttgattgttgagatactctgattttattcgaGCTATAACTATTATTTCGAGCTTTGGTCGAGATGTGtctttttcccctttcttccccgcttctttaaccctcccctagtcgcgattcaccgtgttttctatccttagaaaatgcgggcGTGACAATTTAGTTTCTGGTTCTTCTTCTCTGCAATACATCCAATTTGTTCTTGTCTTCGCAGTGAATACGAGAATTGTTTGCTTTATGCAGCTGAAGCTGAGGTGTGTTGAACAGTTCAAAGAAGGGTCTTTGAATATGGAACAATTTGATGAGGTTGATGGCTTTTGTGTATTGGTGTCCCTGTTTGTTCTAGTAGCGGATggaatttgataaaaaaataatgaggTTGATGGCATTTTTTGTCCCGTTGTACGCAATTTGCATGTCAGGGGACACCCATGAATTTCGTCGGAGCCAGCTTCTTCTGCGGCTGCCGGCGTAGTTCCTCTCGCACAGTTCTTCGAAATCGTCCTCTTCATCCTCAACAGGAGTCAGTATTGTGGTTTCTCATACCCCCTTGCGTTTTTTCAGCTCGAAGAAGACGGTGGGGACAAAATggtgagaagaagaagatgatgaccGAGGACGAAATGGTCAAAATGAACTCATTCCTCTCTCCAGCCGACCCTCAATTATGTATATCCAAACgccaagaattaaataaagaatggTGGGGCCACCCACATTTAATTACAACCGGATTTAATACATGCATTTTGATAGTATTTTTGGGAAAGATATATCTtagttataataattaaattaaagcaTGCTTATTATGcacatatttattgtattCATGGTTTTATTTAAAGTATTTGTAGTTATAATTAGAGTATTTTTGTACatactatttaaaaatgattgttcccataaaaaaaatacctagTTTATTAATAAGATTTATAAATCTTGTGAATAAaagttattaatattattttaactaataaaatttattgtatacttttattaataaattttattattttaataaataaaatatattgttatttaaagaaaatttattatattattttgaataaaaatgattattgtaatcaataaaatttattattattaaatgatctataatgattttatagtattaaaacaTGTGATTACTCAAACTATTTAATCTATTGGATAGATAGGGAGCTTGTTACTTACTCAATTGTACTTCTTCATCGAATTAAGAGTTTTGTTTTTGggataaaatttatatttattatgaaaaatcatagtgtttaatatatagtaaaatttacTCTAATATAGTTTGTTGCAAccaaaagttattttttattttggataaagttatttatttttgctattttacaagatttattataattgtgaaaaaataatcatattaattaataaaatgttagtactaTTGTTATTATCAATAAAAGCATTATTGtaacaaataaaagttatagttccggtaaaataaaattattgctcCAATAAATAcaagttattatttttatgagtaaaatttattatacttgtaaataaaagttaagGTTTTGCCAATAAAAGTTATTGTTATTGTACTGTTTTTTGTAcataatagttttattattcttatggataaataattttgatctGATGAATAAAaagatagtagtattaattttgtgaataaaagATGTTAATGAAAGTTAATTTCCAAAACCGTTCTTTTCTTGTGAATAAAGTTGgtgtttaataaaaaaaaaggtttttcgttaaaattaataaaaaaaaattacaattcttGTAAACTAaagttagaataaaaattactactactttttgaataaaatttattttaataaataagtcATTGATcttgagaataaaaaatagttttcttgctaaaaagttatttttgtaatttaaaattattattattcaaaataaaatttgttgctattttgaataaaataattatttttaaaattaaagttgcgaaattttaaaaataaaagtttagtTTCTTATAgtagataataattttaactataacacataaaagttattttttttataaataaaatgaaatgttcaatataaatttaaattactctgatttatcaattaataagaaattaactatttttatggcatataaaacataacaaaagaataaattcTTTCGTAAGTAGTAGAGtaacaaattaatgaaatcaAATTGGAAGTGAAAAACTAGAGCAAACTAagaactatatttttttattaattattaattttttaaactaaaatttatcGAGTGATAGTAGTACATCATTAAATTATTCgtaaacaaaatgtaaaataaaatatataaatacaatgacattataattttatttaaatatatattcataaataaatgcaataaaaggaaaaaacaaattaaaaatgtcgATTGTAAATAATGTGGATCTCAAGAAAGCAAATTACTCCCACACATAACTCCAAGACTTAAGCTATATCCTTAAATGGATCTAATTAATATGCACAATCAAATGTAAATGGACGAAGCGTATTTAAAGTACTGTAACAGTAAAGGAATGATGCTCTCATCTTCTCTCCCGGCTTCCAACGCCGGCAGCCCGGAAATCTCCGGCCATAAAAGAAGTCGCCTAGGACAAGAAGAGCCTCCTGATGCGGGAGACATGGTGATGGATGGGACGGAGGCGCCCAAGATGTCTTTCAAAGATTCCCTATTGGGCAACTCAAATGGAACAGTGCCGAACACAGGCTTTGAAGAAGACGATCAGTTCGTCATTGGAGACGATGATGTAACTCGGGTTTTTGATGATATTGGACCTAAAATAGTTTTCAAGGAACGAATCATGAGTCTAGTGGAGAAAAGCATGGAATCGACGGTGGTGGTAAAGCTTCTTGGCAGATCAATCAGCTACAATGCCCTGCAAAACCGATTATGGGCCATCTGGAAGCCAAAAGGTCAGTTGTTTATgatggatttagataatgacTACTATCAAATCCGCTTCAATAATTTGGATGATTATAAGCATGCCCTTTCAGAGGGTCCATGGACTGTGTATGGCCATAACCTCACCATACAACCATGGTCAATTGATTTCAACCCCCTGCATCCCCATCCGACCAGCGTAGTGGCCTGGATCCGCATCCGAAGCGTTCCAGGGGCTCTGTATAAGGCTAATCTTGTGGTTGCCATAGGAGAGATGATCGGCAAGGTGGTTAAAATAGACCCGAACACGAGCGCAGCTACTAGAGGTCGGTTTGCTAGACTTGCTGTCACGGTGGATTTGTCAAAATCTTTGAAGTCTCGAATTTGGGTTAACGGCAAGCCGTATGACATAGAGTACGAGTCCCTCCCTCTAATTTGTTACGGTTGTCGCCGCTATGGACACCTCAAAACTGACTGCCCAGATTTGagggagatggagaaggaaaAAACTGATAAGGATTCTCATATCGATGAGGTGGCGACAGCAACCCCTGAGCCTCGTGAAAAATTCGGTCCTTGGATGGTGGTTCAGAGATCTGGCTGGAATATGTCCGATAAGGTTTCCGATGTCAGAGATGCAAATCTATTTTCAGCTATTGCGACAAACAAGGAGGATGAACGAGAAATTAGCAATGATATGGATAAGTTTGGTACCATGCAAATAACTTGGAGGATCTTTCGGCGAATGAGAACGTAACTGTAGGAGCTAATCTCGACTCAATTGCTGAGCTGTCACTAGAAGAGTTTCTTGCTATTAAGGAAAAACGCTCTGTAAATGTGGAGCCCAATGTTAGCTCCAAACAGGctaataaaaacaaatggGTTAAGGAAGTTGGCCCAAATCCGACCAAAAGGCTTAGCAAAGCCCAATTGGGTAAGGGAACTAAGGTGCACAAACTGGCCCTTCACCAAGCCTAAGCTAAATCAAAGGTGCACGAATTTGAGACGGGTCTAAGCCCGGTACAGAGAATGGCAGCACTGGAGAAAAGTTCTATGATTGTTGCGTCAAATCTTGATGCTGAGAGAAACACAGTGGTTCGTTTTGGCAGCTCTGAGAGCTCGAACAGGGCTAAGATGGGAGCCAAGGGTTTCTTGTCAAATTCGAGCTCCACTTCAGGTGGTCAGGCGATTGTCTGCAATCAAAACTCCGGACAACAGCAATTCACTGATAAGTGGTGCTCCAGTGATCAACATCATCGCCCACCGTCGGATTCGGCTGTTGCTGATGAAAGAATGGTTCCAGTCTCTGGTGCTTTTGTTGATTTATCGAAGGAGCTTGATAGAGCTGCGGAAATGGGAGGTACAGAAGAGCTAACAGTGGATGCCCACGACATGCTCGATTAAATGCCCAAAAAGATTTCTGGTCTTGTGACAGCTCTTCTAGCGCTGAACCTTCTGTCTTTCATCATAATTATGAAGCTTAATCTATTTGTGTGGAATTGCCAGGGTGCAGGCAAACGAAACTTTGACAGAGCATTCAAGGACTAATGTCGATATCATAAGCCCAACATCGTTGCTCTTTCTGAAACTAAGATAAGTGGCAGCCGAGCTGATGCAGTTATCTCAAAATTCGGGTTTCATTTCTCTCATCGAGTTGAAGCTAATGGGTATGCTGGAGGTATATGGCTGTTCTGGGATGAGTCGGTTTCTTTGGAGGTGCGTTTTAACCACAATCAGTTTATTCATTGTTTTGTTACTAAGGTGGGATACCCCACAAAGATTGCTGTCACTTTTGTCTATGGTAGTCCGCAACCAGTCCGAAGACGCATTCTATGGGAATACCTTAGTATCCTGGCCGAGCAGACAAGGGACCCCTGGATTATTGCTGGAGATTTCAATGCTATTCTTAATCTCGGCGAGAAATCAGGCAGTTCTTCTAATGCTCCTGGCTTTTGTCGTAAATTCCAAAACTTTGTTTTTGATTATGGGCTACGGGATCTTGGTTTTCATGGGCCTAAGTACACGTGGAATAGAGGGCCAGTTCATGAGCGCCTTGACAGAGCTCTCGGCAACGAGCTAGTGGACACCTGCTTGGGAGAAGTAACTATTTTTCATCTCACTCGGATTAAATCAGACCATAggcctattttaattgaacttGGTAAATCAAATCACAACCACTCAACTCGGCCTTTCAGGTTCTTCAGTGGTTGGCTCCAACATGGGGATTTTTGTCGTCTAGTGAAAGATAATTGGACTGACAATGGGTCATTGGTTGATACTATTGCTACTTTCACAGAATCAGCTAAGCAGTGGAACCAAGATGTTTTTGCCAATATTGATAGACAGAAAAGACGGATTATGGCTCGTCTGAAGGGTGCCCAAGCTGCCCTCGAACGCCTTCAGTCCCCTAATATGGTTGCTTTAGAAAAacagttaagagatgagctagAGTTAATTCTTGATCAAGAAGAGGCATTGTGGAAGCAAAAGTCTCGGGAAGAATGGCTTGAGCTAGGTGATCGCAACaccaaatattttcatagaaaGACTCTTGCTCGTAGAAGACGTAATCGCATCACTGCCCTAAAGACAACTGAAAATGAATGGTGTCATAATGAGGAGGAACTGAAATCGGAAgctatcaaattttataagcTCCTCTTCTCGGTTGATGCTCCTTGGCCTGGCTCCCAATCAGAAATCAGTTTCCCACCATTAAGCAAGTTGATCGTGATCTCTTGACTGCTACTCTGTCAGATGAGGAAATCCGTTGTGCCCTTTTTGATAGGAAACCGCTACAAGCTCCTGGTGCAGACGGACTTCATGCTCAATTTTTCCAGTCTCAATGGAAAATTGTAGGCCCCTCAATTTGTAAGATGATCCGCAATGTCTTTGAAGGGGGTGCAATAGACAAGGCTCTTAACAAGACAACCTTGGTCTTGATCCCTAAAGTGGATAATCCTGAAGTAATAACAGAATTCCGGCCTATTAACTTGTGTTCAGTGATGTACAAAGTCACTACTAAAATCATCGTCAATCGAATGACGAACCTCATGAAATATGTTGTCTCTCCCAATCAAGTGAGTTTTATCAAAGGAAGGAGCATCACAGACAACATTATTATTGCTCAAGAATGTGTTCATTCGATGAATAATTGTAAAACTAAGGCAGGTTGGATGGCTATCAAAGTTGACTTAGAAAAGGCCTATGACAGAATTCGGTGGGAGTTCGTTGAGGATTCACTTAAAGATTTGGAGCTGCCACAACAAATAATTCGGATAATTATGGAATGTGTGTCTACTTCTTCTATGCAAATTTCATGGAACGGAGTTTTAACTGAAGAATTTAGACCGGAAAGAGGGATTAGACAAGGTGACCCTCTCTCTCCATATCTCTTTGTTATAGGCATGGAGAGACTAAGTCACACGATAAACAAGGAAGTCGATGAAGGAAGATGGGTCCCATTGAGATTCAGTAGAGGTGGATCTCCAATCTC harbors:
- the LOC125220314 gene encoding uncharacterized protein LOC125220314, yielding MDEAYLKYCNSKGMMLSSSLPASNAGSPEISGHKRSRLGQEEPPDAGDMVMDGTEAPKMSFKDSLLGNSNGTVPNTGFEEDDQFVIGDDDVTRVFDDIGPKIVFKERIMSLVEKSMESTVVVKLLGRSISYNALQNRLWAIWKPKGQLFMMDLDNDYYQIRFNNLDDYKHALSEGPWTVYGHNLTIQPWSIDFNPLHPHPTSVVAWIRIRSVPGALYKANLVVAIGEMIGKVVKIDPNTSAATRGRFARLAVTVDLSKSLKSRIWVNGKPYDIEYESLPLICYGCRRYGHLKTDCPDLREMEKEKTDKDSHIDEVATATPEPREKFGPWMVVQRSGWNMSDKVSDVRDANLFSAIATNKEDEREISNDMDKFGANLDSIAELSLEEFLAIKEKRSVNVEPNVSSKQANKNKWVKEVGPNPTKRLSKAQLGKGTKVHKLALHQA